One window of the Gammaproteobacteria bacterium genome contains the following:
- a CDS encoding transposase, which translates to MARKRRRFTAEFKGRVALEALRERDSVQAIAARHELHPNQVSAWKRQLLDAVPEVFARDGRRKRAKEHEAKIHDLHAKIGELTVERDGALSLSRQCVCWA; encoded by the coding sequence ATGGCCAGGAAGAGACGACGATTCACGGCGGAGTTCAAGGGCCGGGTGGCGCTGGAGGCGCTGCGGGAGCGCGACAGCGTGCAGGCGATCGCCGCGCGGCACGAGCTTCATCCCAACCAGGTGAGCGCCTGGAAGCGGCAGTTGCTGGACGCCGTGCCGGAGGTGTTCGCCCGGGACGGGAGGCGCAAGCGCGCCAAGGAGCATGAGGCGAAGATCCACGACCTGCACGCGAAGATCGGAGAGCTTACGGTCGAGCGGGATGGAGCGCTGAGCCTGTCGAGGCAGTGCGTCTGCTGGGCGTGA